In Plantibacter sp. PA-3-X8, one DNA window encodes the following:
- a CDS encoding PucR family transcriptional regulator, whose product MAPTLQDLLDHRALGLKLVVAGTEGALDRQVAWVSGSDLPDPTPFLLADQVLLTTGTQFGTAVSTTQVEAYVARLADAGVAGLGFGTEVITAGTPPELAEACAAHGMPLIEVPYRTPFIAVIRYASDLLTEAARARDAWALGAQRAIAFAALRPDATAAVVTELARSLGAWVVLFDAHATPVAIAGDGPTAGPETERLLERVAGEATMLLSRGQRSGATLASRTRTVSLQTLGRRGDLRGVLAIAGTDGPLDAAAQSVVTSVVAIAGLTLEQGGALGRAGRSLRTGVWQLLRAGQTTAAREVAEQLGTPLPTGAVRVGVCSGPTEAREALLTELERAETLSPGSLFVAEQDGRPVLLLAAAEGDSGTDVDRAVEAVIAAAPARRLGLSRAVALAELTTGIEQAVSAHEHAVSAGEAVVRFGALAAAGMAGLLDPVRAAAVAEELLEPVLRVDRDEGSDLVPSLRGWLEANGQWEPAARRLGIHRHTLRNRITRVEQVLGRPLDTFAARAELWLALVSLPDGDALRSHAAVL is encoded by the coding sequence ATGGCGCCGACGCTGCAGGACCTCCTCGACCACCGCGCGCTCGGCCTCAAGCTCGTGGTGGCCGGGACCGAGGGTGCGCTCGACCGGCAGGTCGCCTGGGTGTCCGGGTCCGACCTGCCGGACCCCACGCCCTTCCTCCTCGCCGACCAGGTGCTGCTCACGACGGGCACGCAGTTCGGGACCGCGGTGTCGACGACGCAGGTCGAGGCGTACGTCGCCCGTCTCGCCGACGCCGGTGTCGCCGGACTGGGGTTCGGCACTGAGGTGATCACGGCCGGGACACCGCCGGAACTCGCCGAGGCCTGCGCGGCGCACGGGATGCCGCTCATCGAGGTCCCGTACCGCACGCCGTTCATCGCCGTCATCCGGTACGCGTCCGACCTCCTCACTGAGGCGGCGCGGGCGAGGGACGCCTGGGCCCTGGGCGCCCAGCGCGCCATCGCGTTCGCCGCGCTCCGCCCCGACGCGACGGCCGCCGTCGTCACCGAACTCGCGCGGTCGCTCGGTGCCTGGGTCGTGCTCTTCGACGCGCATGCGACCCCGGTGGCGATCGCGGGCGACGGGCCCACCGCCGGTCCCGAGACCGAGCGCCTCCTGGAGCGGGTGGCCGGCGAGGCCACCATGCTCCTCAGCCGCGGGCAGCGGTCGGGTGCGACGCTCGCGAGCCGCACCCGCACGGTCTCGCTCCAGACCCTCGGTCGGCGTGGGGACCTCCGGGGTGTCCTCGCCATCGCCGGGACCGACGGCCCCCTGGACGCCGCAGCCCAGAGCGTCGTCACCTCCGTCGTCGCCATCGCCGGGCTCACCCTCGAGCAGGGCGGCGCGCTCGGACGGGCTGGGCGCTCGCTGCGCACCGGCGTCTGGCAGCTGCTCCGCGCCGGACAGACCACCGCGGCGCGTGAGGTCGCCGAACAGCTCGGTACGCCGTTGCCGACCGGAGCGGTTCGCGTCGGCGTCTGCTCCGGGCCGACCGAAGCACGCGAGGCACTCCTCACCGAGCTGGAACGGGCCGAGACGCTCAGTCCAGGTTCGCTCTTCGTCGCCGAGCAGGACGGACGGCCCGTCCTCCTCCTCGCAGCGGCCGAAGGGGACAGCGGGACGGACGTCGATCGGGCGGTCGAAGCGGTGATCGCGGCGGCACCCGCTCGGCGGCTCGGCCTCTCCCGAGCCGTCGCGCTCGCCGAACTGACGACGGGGATCGAGCAGGCGGTCTCCGCACACGAGCACGCCGTCTCCGCCGGCGAGGCCGTCGTGCGGTTCGGGGCGCTCGCCGCAGCGGGGATGGCAGGGTTGCTCGACCCCGTCCGCGCCGCCGCCGTGGCCGAGGAACTGCTCGAGCCCGTGCTCCGCGTCGACCGCGATGAGGGCTCCGACCTCGTGCCGAGCCTCCGCGGCTGGCTCGAGGCGAACGGTCAGTGGGAGCCCGCCGCGCGGCGACTCGGGATCCATCGACACACGCTCCGCAACCGCATCACCCGGGTCGAACAGGTGCTCGGGCGACCCCTCGACACCTTCGCCGCTCGGGCCGAACTCTGGCTCGCGCTGGTCAGCCTGCCGGACGGCGATGCGTTGCGGTCCCACGCGGCCGTTCTGTAG
- a CDS encoding bifunctional lysylphosphatidylglycerol flippase/synthetase MprF → MRIRTVVGRVPVTIALVLVVLVVGVVGRGLWESTTAQPWWDAVAYGLPAFEAGRWWTPVTGTFLVVEPWAYVFAVIGFAWVGLLEWWRGSKVALITFAAGQLVAVLATAGFLWAASQLPWPWATSLAGMLDVGPSGGTMACFAACVSLFASPWRQRGWIIVASYAAIGVLFIGSLADLEHAFAVLFVLAVNRSFRIQRASVRERRLLAFTTSVALGVVQIVALLVPTNGPFGPTAPAEGPWLDVAIDTVVIILVANGLRLGRRWAWVLSVVWAVLNVLVAVLYLALSPLDPAELPIDWGDTDVFLATSVLWLAFLVYLLATRSAFSSHRRRQLGVGRKQQQDLPSADDARALIRTDGGGSLSWMATWDGMEYFRTSVGLVPYQKHAGVAIVLADPLGPPEHLRASVEEFVQAAERDSLIPCFFSSSQATKDAMPEGWRDLIIADDTIVDLPGLAFTGKAWSNIRTALNKAEREGMVFRMSTYAAETWGVRQQIRAISEGWVGDKGLPEMRFTLGTLQEADDPEVRLALAISPDGDVDGFLSWLPVFGPDGEHRGWTLDLMRRREEGFGSVMEFLIASSAKVFAEEGAQILSLSGAPLAHRVEDDEGRIAHLLGQLSGILEPVYGFSSLHRFKQKFNPRSEPIYLLYRDEGDLTRIAAALTRAFLPDATLRQFAGAGIDMLKRD, encoded by the coding sequence ATGAGGATACGAACGGTGGTCGGCCGGGTGCCGGTCACGATCGCCCTGGTGCTGGTCGTCCTCGTCGTCGGGGTCGTCGGGCGTGGCCTCTGGGAGTCGACGACGGCGCAACCGTGGTGGGACGCGGTCGCCTACGGCTTGCCCGCCTTCGAGGCCGGGCGCTGGTGGACCCCCGTCACCGGGACGTTCCTCGTCGTGGAGCCCTGGGCCTACGTGTTCGCGGTGATCGGGTTCGCCTGGGTCGGACTGCTGGAGTGGTGGCGGGGATCGAAGGTGGCGCTCATCACCTTCGCCGCCGGTCAGCTCGTCGCCGTCCTCGCCACCGCCGGGTTCCTCTGGGCCGCAAGTCAGCTGCCCTGGCCGTGGGCGACGAGCCTCGCCGGGATGCTCGACGTCGGTCCGTCCGGCGGGACGATGGCGTGCTTCGCCGCGTGTGTGTCGCTCTTCGCCTCACCGTGGCGGCAGCGGGGCTGGATCATCGTCGCGTCCTACGCCGCGATCGGGGTCCTCTTCATCGGCTCGCTCGCGGACCTCGAGCACGCCTTCGCGGTGCTCTTCGTCCTCGCGGTGAACCGCTCCTTCCGCATCCAGCGGGCCAGCGTCCGCGAGCGCCGACTCCTCGCATTCACGACGAGCGTGGCCCTCGGCGTCGTCCAGATCGTCGCCCTGCTCGTGCCGACCAACGGCCCGTTCGGTCCGACCGCTCCGGCGGAGGGCCCGTGGCTCGACGTCGCGATCGACACGGTCGTGATCATCCTGGTCGCCAACGGCCTGCGGCTCGGTCGCCGCTGGGCATGGGTGCTGAGTGTCGTCTGGGCGGTGCTCAACGTCCTGGTCGCGGTCCTGTACCTGGCGCTGTCTCCGTTGGACCCCGCCGAGCTCCCGATCGACTGGGGCGACACCGACGTGTTCCTGGCGACGTCCGTGCTCTGGCTCGCCTTCCTCGTCTACCTCCTTGCGACCCGCAGCGCGTTCTCGTCCCACCGACGCCGGCAGCTCGGCGTCGGGCGGAAGCAGCAGCAGGACCTGCCGTCGGCGGACGACGCCCGCGCGCTCATCCGGACCGACGGCGGCGGCTCGCTCTCCTGGATGGCCACGTGGGACGGCATGGAGTACTTCCGCACCTCGGTGGGCCTCGTGCCCTACCAGAAGCACGCCGGCGTCGCGATCGTGCTGGCCGACCCGCTCGGCCCGCCGGAGCACCTCCGAGCGAGCGTCGAGGAGTTCGTCCAGGCGGCCGAGCGCGACTCCCTCATCCCGTGCTTCTTCAGTTCCAGCCAGGCGACGAAGGACGCGATGCCCGAGGGATGGCGCGACCTCATCATCGCCGACGACACGATCGTCGACCTCCCCGGTCTCGCGTTCACCGGCAAGGCCTGGTCGAACATCCGCACGGCGCTCAATAAGGCGGAGCGCGAGGGCATGGTCTTCCGCATGAGTACCTACGCCGCCGAGACGTGGGGCGTCCGGCAGCAGATCCGCGCCATCTCCGAGGGCTGGGTCGGCGACAAGGGTCTGCCGGAGATGCGGTTCACCCTCGGGACCCTGCAGGAGGCCGACGACCCCGAGGTCCGTCTGGCACTCGCGATCTCACCGGACGGCGACGTCGACGGCTTCCTCAGCTGGCTTCCGGTCTTCGGCCCCGACGGCGAGCACCGCGGGTGGACGCTCGACCTCATGCGGCGACGCGAAGAGGGCTTCGGTTCGGTCATGGAGTTCCTCATCGCCTCCTCGGCCAAGGTCTTCGCCGAGGAGGGCGCGCAGATCCTCTCGCTCTCGGGCGCGCCGCTCGCGCACCGGGTGGAGGACGACGAGGGGCGCATCGCGCACCTGCTGGGTCAGCTCAGCGGCATCCTGGAGCCGGTGTACGGCTTCTCGTCCCTCCACCGGTTCAAGCAGAAGTTCAACCCCCGATCGGAGCCGATCTACCTCCTGTACCGCGACGAGGGCGACCTCACGCGGATCGCCGCGGCGCTCACCCGCGCGTTCCTGCCGGACGCGACGCTCCGCCAGTTCGCCGGTGCCGGCATCGACATGCTCAAGCGCGACTGA
- a CDS encoding alanine--tRNA ligase-related protein: MDAHEIRNAYLDFLERNGHALIKRAPLVPRGDTSTLFNGSGMQALLPYLLGEDHPDGRRLTDSQPCVRAQDIEDVGDNRHTTFFEMLGNWSLGDYFKETQIRQFFTFLVDIVGLDPERISVTCFIGDPANGIPRDDEAASIWASVFAERGVSNGIAEIGSQADGDARGVRPGERIFFYDGGENWWSRGGSLEGTPIGDPCGPDSEVFYDFGPEFQDPSYGLAHPASDGGRFMEIGNQVFMQYRRREDGSFEELARRNVDFGGGLERIAAASIDSDDVFRISLLWPIVERLQELTGKRYEDETAAMRIIADHLRGATFLAVDGVRPSNKEQGYVMRRLLRRAIRLALSLDLHENFFGEIVPVIAGLYADDYPEVAAARDEVVAVLVKEEQSFRRTLGAGLQMVQGYAGRVMTGHDVFRLSDTNGFPKELTIEEAGRLGIEVASDWEAEFAAALAEQRARSRGATHLGAAGLPGGDTA, from the coding sequence ATGGACGCCCACGAGATCCGCAACGCCTACCTCGACTTCCTCGAACGGAACGGCCACGCGCTGATCAAACGGGCACCGCTCGTCCCGCGGGGCGACACGAGCACCCTGTTCAACGGCAGTGGCATGCAGGCACTCCTGCCATACCTCCTCGGTGAGGATCACCCCGACGGGCGGCGGCTGACCGACAGCCAGCCGTGCGTCCGGGCCCAGGACATCGAGGACGTCGGCGACAACCGGCACACCACCTTCTTCGAGATGCTCGGCAACTGGTCGCTCGGCGACTACTTCAAGGAGACGCAGATCCGGCAGTTCTTCACCTTCCTGGTCGACATCGTCGGGCTGGATCCGGAGCGGATCTCCGTCACCTGCTTCATCGGCGATCCCGCGAACGGCATCCCACGCGACGACGAGGCCGCGTCGATCTGGGCGTCCGTGTTCGCCGAACGCGGGGTCTCCAACGGGATCGCGGAGATCGGCTCCCAGGCCGACGGCGACGCGCGCGGGGTGCGGCCCGGAGAGCGGATCTTCTTCTACGACGGCGGCGAGAACTGGTGGTCCCGCGGCGGGTCACTCGAGGGCACACCGATCGGCGACCCGTGCGGCCCCGACAGCGAGGTGTTCTACGACTTCGGCCCCGAGTTCCAGGATCCGTCCTACGGCCTCGCGCATCCCGCGAGCGACGGCGGACGGTTCATGGAGATCGGCAACCAGGTGTTCATGCAGTACCGCCGACGCGAGGACGGCTCGTTCGAGGAGCTCGCCAGGCGCAACGTGGACTTCGGCGGCGGCCTCGAGCGCATCGCCGCCGCGTCGATCGACTCCGACGACGTCTTCCGCATCTCGCTCCTGTGGCCCATCGTCGAGCGACTCCAGGAGCTGACCGGGAAACGCTACGAGGACGAGACCGCCGCCATGCGCATCATCGCCGACCACCTGCGGGGTGCGACCTTCCTGGCGGTGGACGGCGTGCGTCCGTCGAACAAGGAGCAGGGCTACGTCATGCGGCGGCTGCTCCGACGGGCGATCCGGCTCGCGCTCTCGCTCGACCTCCACGAGAACTTCTTCGGCGAGATCGTGCCCGTCATCGCCGGCTTGTACGCCGACGACTACCCGGAGGTGGCCGCCGCCCGCGACGAGGTCGTGGCCGTCCTCGTCAAGGAGGAGCAGTCGTTCCGACGCACGCTGGGCGCAGGCCTCCAGATGGTCCAGGGGTACGCCGGGCGGGTCATGACGGGACACGACGTGTTCCGACTGTCGGACACGAACGGCTTCCCGAAGGAGCTGACCATCGAGGAGGCCGGGCGCCTCGGCATCGAGGTCGCTTCCGACTGGGAGGCGGAGTTCGCCGCCGCGCTCGCGGAGCAGCGTGCGCGGTCCCGCGGGGCGACGCACCTCGGCGCCGCCGGCCTCCCGGGCGGCGACACCGCCTGA
- a CDS encoding cell wall-binding repeat-containing protein yields the protein MTKFWRSRSAGVLSAVVMALLATSVGIAPAASADSDTPSGEPVAVEDGMGAELRAEEQQRRVAPAPLGEASVPARADGQLFGIDIATSQTNIDLQAFKAAGGQFTIIKMGGGNASDSPYVAPAYRAQLARARAAGLLVGHYWMNGDKNGLTPTAAADYFVAQSDIRIGEVVALDIEAIDGVAAYTPAQAMEWIQRVQQSYPGLKVLIYLNQNAVNNGDWSAVANAGHPLWVAVWGSNNGAPNGSPQLTRNWSDWSMWQYSSRGVVAGFSGAVDVNLAKADTFTRSGWAPVDRLAGSDRFGTAVAVSQRAFPSGNAGVAYVANALSAPDALSAAPAAAKENGPVLLTLADAVPEAVMTELRRLKPKTIKVVGGEQAVSVAALAQLSTVAPVVRYAGDDRFATSLAVASEVFPAADKAFIATGLSFADALTGAAAISDAGPMLLVDGTAPTADAATLGRLAAMDVKSVYIAGGTVSVSQGIADGIGSQEGAGNVIRLAGSDRFETAVVINSEFFKDSSPATFYLATGSDFADALTGGALAALKHAPLYLSRQYCIPPTTNAVLRANASNVTLLGGVSVLNENVGRLLSC from the coding sequence ATGACGAAATTCTGGCGGTCCCGATCGGCTGGCGTGCTCTCGGCGGTGGTGATGGCGCTGCTCGCCACATCGGTCGGCATCGCGCCCGCGGCGTCAGCCGACAGCGACACCCCGTCGGGCGAACCGGTCGCCGTCGAGGACGGCATGGGAGCCGAGCTTCGAGCGGAGGAACAGCAGCGCAGAGTGGCGCCCGCGCCCCTCGGTGAGGCGAGCGTCCCGGCCCGCGCCGACGGCCAGCTCTTCGGTATCGACATCGCCACGTCGCAGACCAACATCGACCTCCAGGCGTTCAAGGCGGCGGGTGGGCAGTTCACGATCATCAAGATGGGCGGCGGGAACGCCTCGGACAGCCCCTACGTCGCGCCCGCCTACCGTGCGCAACTCGCCCGTGCGCGAGCCGCAGGACTCCTCGTGGGTCACTACTGGATGAACGGCGACAAGAACGGTCTCACGCCGACAGCCGCGGCGGACTACTTCGTCGCACAGAGCGACATCCGCATCGGCGAGGTCGTCGCGCTCGACATCGAGGCCATCGACGGCGTCGCGGCGTACACGCCCGCGCAGGCCATGGAGTGGATCCAGCGTGTGCAGCAGAGCTACCCCGGCCTCAAGGTGCTCATCTACCTCAACCAGAACGCGGTCAACAACGGCGATTGGAGTGCGGTCGCGAACGCCGGCCACCCGTTGTGGGTTGCGGTGTGGGGCTCGAACAACGGGGCGCCGAACGGTTCGCCGCAGCTGACCCGGAACTGGTCCGACTGGTCGATGTGGCAGTACTCGAGCCGCGGCGTGGTGGCCGGGTTCTCCGGTGCCGTGGACGTGAACCTCGCGAAGGCCGACACGTTCACCCGGAGCGGATGGGCCCCGGTCGACCGGCTGGCCGGCTCCGATCGCTTCGGCACCGCCGTCGCCGTGTCGCAACGAGCGTTCCCCAGCGGGAACGCCGGCGTCGCCTACGTGGCCAACGCGCTCTCCGCGCCGGACGCCCTGTCGGCAGCGCCTGCAGCGGCCAAGGAGAACGGCCCGGTGCTGCTCACCCTCGCCGACGCCGTACCCGAGGCGGTGATGACCGAGCTGCGTCGTCTCAAGCCGAAGACCATCAAGGTCGTCGGCGGTGAACAAGCCGTCTCGGTAGCGGCGCTCGCGCAGCTCAGTACCGTCGCACCCGTCGTGCGGTACGCGGGCGACGACCGCTTCGCGACCTCGTTGGCGGTCGCGAGCGAGGTCTTCCCGGCAGCCGATAAGGCGTTCATCGCCACCGGACTCAGCTTCGCCGATGCGCTCACCGGGGCGGCGGCGATCTCCGACGCAGGACCCATGCTGCTCGTCGACGGCACCGCACCGACCGCCGACGCCGCCACGCTCGGTCGTCTGGCCGCCATGGACGTGAAGAGCGTCTACATCGCGGGAGGCACGGTGTCGGTGTCGCAGGGCATCGCGGACGGCATCGGGAGCCAGGAGGGAGCCGGGAACGTCATCCGACTGGCGGGGTCCGACCGGTTCGAGACCGCGGTGGTCATCAACTCGGAGTTCTTCAAGGACTCCTCGCCCGCGACGTTCTACCTGGCCACCGGGAGCGACTTCGCCGATGCACTCACGGGTGGCGCCCTCGCCGCCCTGAAACACGCGCCGCTCTACCTCTCCAGGCAGTACTGCATCCCTCCGACGACGAACGCGGTCCTCCGGGCCAACGCGTCGAACGTCACGTTGCTCGGCGGCGTGAGCGTCCTCAACGAGAACGTCGGTCGTCTGCTCTCCTGCTGA
- a CDS encoding alpha/beta hydrolase, protein MSRLPLDPIFVERARTHRAYLISTALEQAKAFFLRPKTTTVARPKPAPAADPTATSPKAAGPKAKPSSPTAKATTAAPRRKKTRAQHRKAARNWDKKELATVGVPGPELRIEEHTIPVAGFPDVRIRLYHPPTADGDQAVPAVLSFFGGAFRIGGIDYPTTDAGFRRRAADAGVVIAAVDYALAPEHRYPTQLEQAHAALEWLFAEAATLGIDSGRIAVAGVSAGGSIAAALTLVNRERGRLPIRLQLLEVPVTDLTGGHIDLRPVREMGIPRIFAIKELRSVAKTYLLDRRQAKEPHASPLLARSHADLPRAVILTAEYDPLRGDGAAYLAALRADGVDASGTMYLGATHDTPIFGGVLPAARRWHDDVVTALRSLHD, encoded by the coding sequence GTGAGTCGTTTGCCCCTCGACCCGATCTTCGTCGAACGAGCGCGGACGCACCGCGCCTACCTCATCTCGACCGCACTCGAGCAGGCGAAGGCCTTCTTCCTGCGACCGAAGACGACCACCGTCGCGCGCCCGAAGCCCGCTCCCGCGGCGGACCCGACGGCGACCTCCCCGAAGGCCGCCGGGCCGAAGGCGAAGCCCTCGAGCCCGACGGCGAAGGCCACCACCGCCGCACCCCGCCGCAAGAAGACGCGCGCACAGCACCGCAAGGCCGCGCGGAACTGGGACAAGAAGGAGCTCGCGACCGTCGGCGTCCCGGGCCCGGAGCTGCGCATCGAGGAGCACACGATCCCGGTCGCCGGCTTCCCCGACGTCCGGATCCGGCTCTACCACCCGCCGACGGCCGACGGCGACCAGGCGGTGCCCGCGGTCCTGTCCTTCTTCGGTGGGGCGTTCCGCATCGGCGGGATCGACTACCCGACGACCGACGCGGGGTTCCGTCGTCGGGCGGCCGACGCCGGCGTGGTCATCGCCGCCGTCGATTACGCGCTCGCTCCCGAGCACCGGTACCCGACGCAGCTGGAGCAGGCCCACGCGGCGCTCGAGTGGCTGTTCGCCGAGGCCGCGACGCTCGGGATCGACTCGGGGCGGATCGCCGTCGCCGGGGTGTCCGCCGGCGGCAGCATCGCGGCGGCGCTCACGCTCGTGAATCGTGAACGCGGCCGGCTGCCCATCCGACTCCAGCTGCTCGAGGTGCCGGTCACGGACCTGACCGGCGGCCACATCGACCTCCGCCCCGTGCGGGAGATGGGCATCCCGAGGATCTTCGCGATCAAGGAGCTCCGTTCCGTCGCGAAGACCTACCTCCTGGATCGACGTCAGGCGAAGGAGCCGCACGCGTCGCCCCTCCTCGCGCGGTCGCACGCAGACCTCCCCCGCGCCGTGATCCTCACGGCCGAGTACGACCCGCTCCGCGGCGACGGCGCGGCCTACCTCGCCGCGCTCCGGGCCGACGGCGTCGACGCGAGCGGGACGATGTACCTGGGCGCGACGCACGACACCCCCATCTTCGGCGGCGTGCTCCCTGCGGCCCGCCGCTGGCACGACGACGTCGTGACCGCCCTGCGCTCGCTCCACGACTGA
- a CDS encoding phosphate/phosphite/phosphonate ABC transporter substrate-binding protein: MKLSLTRVAALGAAALLSIGLAACSSATASDTGSAAAGTFAVDDQTLVFGVVPDSVDTQTNYQPLMDYIAQETGKKVEYHESTDYAALIEAAVAGKIDVASFSGFTYVTALNNGAKITPISSIITVKGQEPGYYSEAIVPKDSSITKIEEFKGKKVCFVDPSSTSGYLFPSYNLLEAGIDPEKDITPVFAGKHDVSVTKTAEGVECEAGFAEDSEVEKNDGVKVIDRTMVPGAPIVESDSLPADVKEKLEKALSEVTIDQIIDSGVKSADSDAFRATFYGTSPVDDAYYDTIRDICKKTNAKQCQA; encoded by the coding sequence ATGAAGCTCTCCCTCACCCGCGTCGCTGCGCTCGGCGCCGCCGCCCTCCTCTCGATCGGCCTGGCCGCCTGCTCGAGCGCCACCGCCAGCGACACCGGTTCCGCCGCGGCCGGGACCTTCGCGGTCGACGACCAGACCCTCGTCTTCGGCGTCGTCCCCGACTCGGTCGACACGCAGACCAACTACCAGCCGCTCATGGACTACATCGCCCAGGAGACCGGCAAGAAGGTCGAGTACCACGAGTCGACCGACTACGCGGCCCTCATCGAGGCGGCCGTGGCCGGGAAGATCGACGTCGCCTCCTTCTCCGGCTTCACCTACGTGACCGCGCTCAACAACGGGGCCAAGATCACGCCGATCTCGTCGATCATCACCGTCAAGGGGCAGGAGCCGGGGTACTACTCCGAGGCGATCGTCCCGAAGGACTCGTCGATCACGAAGATCGAGGAGTTCAAGGGCAAGAAGGTCTGCTTCGTCGACCCGTCCTCGACGTCCGGGTACCTCTTCCCGAGCTACAACCTGCTCGAGGCCGGCATCGACCCCGAGAAGGACATCACCCCGGTCTTCGCCGGCAAGCACGACGTCTCGGTGACGAAGACCGCCGAGGGCGTCGAGTGCGAGGCGGGCTTCGCCGAGGACTCCGAGGTCGAGAAGAACGACGGCGTGAAGGTCATCGACCGCACGATGGTCCCCGGTGCGCCGATCGTCGAGTCCGACTCGCTGCCCGCCGACGTGAAGGAGAAGCTCGAGAAGGCCCTGTCCGAGGTCACGATCGACCAGATCATCGACTCCGGCGTGAAGAGCGCCGACAGCGACGCCTTCCGCGCGACCTTCTACGGCACCTCGCCGGTCGACGACGCGTACTACGACACCATCCGCGACATCTGCAAGAAGACCAACGCCAAGCAGTGCCAGGCCTGA
- the phnC gene encoding phosphonate ABC transporter ATP-binding protein, producing the protein MSVTEQQARRNAPDGAEPLVRLRGVTKRFDRTVALQRVDLDIRRGEIVVLLGLSGSGKSTLLRHLDGLERPTAGSVSVLGDEVPALGQRALRRLRARVGFVFQQFELVPSLTVLENVLTGSLAGVRGPRLGILGYGRTLKLKALGHLDRVGLLERAYQRADTLSGGQQQRVAIARALMQDPEILLADEPVASLDPESSEQVMALIREIAIDRGLTVVCSLHQVDLALSWGDRIVGLRHGEVVLDTTTDGLSKTEVMEIYGRVATSTRELQAIAVELETDELLGDPDDDLRGLLGVEERVGEDELPDDPEWEFDADVDGREPDELRRPGRTR; encoded by the coding sequence ATGAGCGTCACCGAGCAGCAGGCGCGTCGCAACGCACCCGACGGAGCGGAACCGCTCGTGCGTCTCCGCGGGGTCACGAAGCGCTTCGACCGGACGGTCGCCCTGCAGCGCGTCGACCTCGACATCCGTCGTGGTGAGATCGTCGTCCTGCTCGGTCTGTCGGGCTCCGGCAAGTCGACGCTCCTCCGTCACCTGGACGGTCTCGAGCGGCCCACCGCCGGGTCCGTCTCGGTCCTCGGCGATGAGGTGCCGGCCCTCGGGCAGCGCGCCCTGCGCCGACTCCGCGCCCGCGTCGGGTTCGTCTTCCAACAGTTCGAGTTGGTCCCGTCCCTCACCGTCCTCGAGAACGTCCTGACCGGTTCGCTGGCGGGCGTCCGCGGACCGCGTCTCGGCATCCTCGGCTACGGCCGCACCCTGAAGTTGAAGGCGCTCGGCCACCTCGACCGCGTCGGGCTCCTCGAGCGCGCCTACCAGCGCGCCGACACCCTCTCCGGCGGTCAGCAGCAGCGCGTCGCCATCGCCAGAGCGCTCATGCAGGACCCCGAGATCCTCCTCGCCGACGAGCCCGTCGCCTCCCTCGACCCGGAATCGAGCGAGCAGGTGATGGCCCTCATCCGCGAGATCGCGATCGACCGCGGACTCACCGTCGTGTGCAGCCTGCACCAGGTCGACCTCGCGCTCTCCTGGGGCGACCGCATCGTCGGTCTCCGCCACGGCGAGGTGGTCCTCGACACCACGACCGACGGCCTGTCGAAGACCGAGGTGATGGAGATCTACGGCCGGGTCGCGACGAGCACCCGTGAGCTGCAGGCGATCGCTGTGGAGTTGGAGACCGACGAGCTGCTCGGCGACCCCGACGACGACCTCCGCGGCCTGCTCGGTGTCGAGGAGCGCGTGGGCGAGGACGAACTGCCCGACGACCCGGAGTGGGAGTTCGACGCCGATGTCGACGGCCGCGAGCCCGACGAGCTCCGTCGACCGGGCAGGACCCGCTGA